The Salvia splendens isolate huo1 chromosome 21, SspV2, whole genome shotgun sequence genome includes a window with the following:
- the LOC121784218 gene encoding uncharacterized protein LOC121784218, producing the protein MECTDKERLACVTFQLTGPADFWWDTKLRTMNPERREALTWEIFKEEVYNKYVPMSYRRAKVVEFHTLKQGNMTMTEYDRALCEMTRYAPELVDTYEKMGEKFRAGLKHEIRVAMASRRGLSYSEILTCALDVEEALPQAMTVANTTPVPLQQHNFRDKRKWDGDRTPYDNKRQQPIRNPPQYGGRQSAPYQRGDFRPRAPQCAKCFKNHFGECREKSNKCYTCGGNGHFSRECLSKIMGMGA; encoded by the coding sequence atggagTGCACCGACAAGGAACGCCTCGCTTGTGTGACTTTTCAATTAACGGGGCCCGCAGATTTTTGGTGGGATACCAAGCTAAGGACCATGAACCCTGAACGCCGTGAAGCGCTTACTTGGGAGATATTCAAGGAAGAGGTGTACAATAAGTACGTTCCCATGAGCTATAGGCGAGCAAAGGTAGTTGAATTCCATACTTTGAAGCAAGGGAATATGACGATGACAGAGTATGACCGTGCACTGTGTGAAATGACTCGATATGCTCCCGAGTTGGTGGATACATATGAGAAAATGGGAGAAAAGTTCCGTGCTGGTCTCAAGCACGAAATAAGAGTAGCAATGGCAAGTCGCAGAGGACTTTCATATTCTGAGATTTTGACTTGTGCATTAGATGTGGAAGAAGCGTTGCCTCAGGCGATGACAGTAGCAAATACTACACCAGTGCCACTTCAACAACATAATTTCAGAGATAAGAGGAAGTGGGATGGAGATCGGACTCCATATGATAACAAGAGGCAGCAACCCATCAGAAACCCACCGCAGTACGGAGGTAGGCAGAGTGCTCCCTATCAAAGGGGTGACTTCCGGCCTAGAGCCCCCCAGTGTGCTAAGTGCTTTAAGAACCATTTTGGGGAGTGCAGAGAAAAGAGCAATAAATGCTACACTTGTGGTGGAAATGGCCACTTCTCAAGAGAATGCCTGAGTAAGATTATGGGTATGGGAGCatga